One Salmo trutta chromosome 19, fSalTru1.1, whole genome shotgun sequence genomic window carries:
- the slc8a2a gene encoding sodium/calcium exchanger 2a isoform X3 yields the protein MGPHPVYPSLPSFLLLLSILLLLPHPATSSFHSKPQVVERESVSGTPSSPSANTTGGKRTCTDKVMCRPGIVLPVWLPLSPPLAEQTGRAIVYFACLMYMFLGVSIIADRFMASIEVITSQEKEVTITKPNGETSVTTVRIWNETVSNLTLMALGSSAPEILLSVIEVCGHNFDAGELGPGTIVGSAAFNMFVIIGVCVWVIPNGESRKIKHLRVFFITAFWSIFAYIWLYLILAVISPGVVEVWEALVTLLYFPVCVILAWIADRRLLFYKYMHKRYRADKRHGIVVETEGDLAPKGIDVIMDAKFSDSNSTAGNSSSVCTVSVQTGKELDQNRDEVVRILKDLKQKHPDKDLEQLIEMANYSALVQQRKSRAFYRIQATRMMIGAGNVLKKHAAEHTRRKATAMEGGALEKDDRATCTHLSFERAQYQCTENCGTLSLAVICEGGMGQHTFYVDYHTENGSANAGADYEFSEGTLVFKPGESRKEIKVGILDDDVFEEDEHFFVRLQNLRLDEGGNEVSLGTPPKGRMVEPLVAMVTILDDDHAGIFTFGERVLRVSESSGTMVVTVVRNSGSRGTVMLPYRTEDGSARAGVDYEETKGELEFSNEQTSQTLQVRIVNVEEYEKQENFFIVLDEPKWLKRGISGNPTPEEEDARRISEMGKPILGEHSRLEVIIEESYEFKSTVDKLLKDTNLAVVIGTHSWREQFIEAVTVSSGGDEEEGVERRMPNCFDYFMHIVTVFWKILFACVPPTEYWNGWACFVVSIIVIGLLTTVIGDLASHFGCTVGLKDSVTAVVFVALGTSIPDTFASKVAATQDQYADASVGNVTGSNAVNVFLGIGVAWSIAAIYWETKGQAFHVDPGSLAFSVTLFTIFAFINMGVLMLRRRPSVGGELGGPKVTKVLTTLFFFGLWFIYILFSSLEAYCHVKGF from the exons ATGGGACCCCACCCTGTGTATCCCTCACTCCCATCcttcctactcctcctctccatcctcctcctcctgccccaCCCGGCCACCTCTTCCTTCCACTCCAAGCCTCAGGTGGTGGAGCGGGAATCTGTATCAGGCACCCCATCTTCCCCATCTGCTAACACCACAGGGGGCAAGCGGACGTGCACGGACAAGGTGATGTGTAGACCTGGCATTGTGCTGCCTGTGTGGCTACCACTCAGCCCTCCACTGGCGGAGCAGACAGGGAGGGCGATAGTCTACTTTGCCTGCCTCATGTACATGTTCCTGGGTGTGTCCATCATCGCCGACCGCTTCATGGCCTCCATCGAGGTCATCACCTCCCAG gagaAAGAGGTGACTATCACCAAACCCAACGGGGAGACGTCAGTGACCACTGTGCGGATCTGGAACGAGACTGTGTCTAACCTCACGCTCATGGCCCTGGGCTCCTCTGCACCAGAGATCCTTCTCTCTGTCATCGAG GTGTGTGGTCACAACTTTGACGCGGGTGAGCTTGGACCGGGCACCATCGTGGGCAGCGCTGCCTTCAACATGTTTGTGATcatcggagtgtgtgtgtgggtcatccCCAACGGGGAGTCGCGAAAGATCAAACATCTGCGAGTTTTCTTCATCACAGCCTTCTGGAGCATCTTCGCTTATATCTGGCTCTACCTTATCCTGGCTGTTATCTCCCCGGGAGTAGTGGAG GTGTGGGAGGCTCTGGTCACTCTGCTCTACTTCCCAGTGTGTGTGATCTTGGCTTGGATCGCCGACCGCCGCCTGCTCTTCTACAAGTACATGCACAAGCGTTACCGTGCCGACAAGCGGCATGGCATCGTTGTGGAAACGGAAGGTGACCTGGCGCCCAAGGGGATCGATGTAATCATGGACGCTAAGTTCTCGGATAGCAATTCCACGGCTGGAAACTCCTCCAGTGTCTGCACAGTCTCTGTTCAGACAGGCAAGGAGCTGGACCAGAACAGAGATGAG GTGGTACGCATCCTGAAGGACCTGAAGCAGAAGCACCCGGACAAAGACCTGGAGCAGCTTATCGAGATGGCCAACTACTCAGCTCTGGTGCAGCAGAGGAAGAGCCGCGCCTTTTACCGCATCCAAGCCACACGCATGATGATCGGTGCCGGCAACGTGCTCAAGAAGCATGCCGCCGAGCACACGCGACGCAAAGCCACCGCTATGGAGGGCGGAGCCCTGGAGAAAGACGACAGGGCCACGTGCACCCACCTGTCCTTTGAGCGTGCCCAGTACCAGTGCACGGAGAACTGTGGTACCCTAAGCCTAGCAGTGATCTGTGAGGGTGGCATGGGGCAGCACACCTTCTATGTGGACTACCACACGGAGAATGGCTCGGCAAACGCCGGGGCGGACTATGAGTTTAGCGAGGGGACGCTGGTGTTCAAACCAGGAGAGAGTCGGAAGGAGATTAAG GTGGGCATCTTGGACGACGACGTCTTCGAGGAAGACGAGCACTTCTTTGTGCGGCTGCAGAATCTCCGTCTGGATGAGGGCGGCAATGAGGTTTCACTGGGAACGCCGCCCAAGGGCCGGATGGTGGAGCCGTTAGTTGCCATGGTTACCATCCTGGACGACGACCACGCTGGCATCTTCACGTTCGGCGAGCGCGTGCTGCGAGTGAGCGAGAGCTCGGGTACGATGGTGGTGACGGTGGTGCGGAACTCTGGCTCGCGGGGCACCGTGATGTTGCCCTACCGCACTGAGGACGGCAGCGCCCGTGCCGGCGTGGACTACGAGGAGACCAAGGGTGAGCTTGAGTTCTCCAACGAACAGACCAG TCAGACTCTACAGGTACGCATTGTAAATGTGGAGGAATATGAGAAGCAGGAAAACTTCTTCATTGTGCTGGATGAGCCCAAATGGCTAAAGCGAGGAATCTCAG GGAACCCTACTCCAGAAGAGGAGGACGCCAGACGTATCTCAGAGATGGGGAAGCCCATTCTAGGGGAGCACAGCAGGCTAGAGGTCATCATAGAGGAGTCCTACGagtttaag AGCACCGTGGACAAACTCTTGAAGGACACCAATCTGGCTGTGGTGATTGGAACTCATTCCTGGAGAGAACAGTTCATTGAGGCGGTCACAGTCAGTTCAGGAG GTGACGAGGAAGAGGGAGTGGAGCGGCGAATGCCCAACTGCTTCGACTACTTCATGCACATTGTGACAGTTTTCTGGAAGATTCTGTTTGCCTGCGTGCCACCTACCGAGTACTGGAATGGCTGGGCCTGCTTTGTGGTGTCCATCATTGTTATTGGCTTACTAACCACCGTCATCGGGGACCTGGCCTCCCACTTCGGCTGCACCGTGGGCCTCAAAGACAGTGTCACTGCTGTGGTGTTTGTGGCTCTGGGCACCTCcatccctg ACACCTTTGCCAGTAAAGTCGCTGCCACCCAGGACCAGTATGCTGACGCGTCGGTGGGCAACGTGACGGGTAGCAATGCGGTCAACGTTTTCTTGGGCATCGGGGTGGCATGGTCCATAGCTGCCATCTACTGGGAGACCAAAGGTCAAGCTTTCCACGTGGACCCCGGCTCACTGGCCTTCTCGGTCACGCTTTTCACCATCTTCGCCTTCATCAACATGGGGGTGCTGATGCTCCGCCGCCGGCCGTCTGTAGGGGGTGAGCTGGGGGGGCCCAAGGTCACCAAGGTGCTCACCACCCTATTCTTCTTTGGCCTCTGGTTCATCTACATCCTCTTTTCCAGCCTGGAGGCCTACTGCCATGTAAAGGGATTCTGA